The following proteins are encoded in a genomic region of Brachyspira pilosicoli:
- a CDS encoding permease prefix domain 1-containing protein encodes MNINEFYKNIKKKYPNTKEVLEQLDEIKDMLNSKVQHYVKNGMKYEEACSKSIDELGDIDEVFEDISKDAKVVHNLYIKILTVLISSFSTALLAFIFGVIVDSLTFFNETTKIGYKLTMPYFYLVLFIYVVIYSFWNFSDNIKPKIRKYSYDIYKINLKNSIIAVVIYSVIMIIVNIITYKYNNYLWFMWPFVGILNWTISIIADYYLFRSSIFEYKR; translated from the coding sequence ATGAATATTAATGAGTTTTATAAAAATATTAAAAAGAAATACCCTAATACTAAAGAAGTTCTTGAGCAATTAGATGAAATAAAAGATATGCTTAATTCTAAAGTTCAGCATTATGTTAAAAATGGAATGAAATATGAAGAGGCTTGCAGTAAATCTATAGATGAGCTTGGCGATATTGATGAAGTTTTTGAAGATATAAGCAAAGATGCAAAGGTTGTTCATAATTTATATATAAAAATATTAACAGTTTTAATATCATCTTTTTCTACAGCTCTTTTAGCTTTTATTTTTGGTGTGATTGTAGATAGTTTAACTTTTTTTAATGAAACTACTAAAATAGGTTATAAACTTACTATGCCTTATTTTTATTTGGTATTATTTATTTATGTAGTGATTTATTCTTTTTGGAATTTCTCTGATAATATAAAGCCTAAAATAAGAAAGTATAGTTATGATATATATAAAATTAATTTAAAAAACTCTATTATTGCTGTTGTAATTTATTCTGTGATAATGATTATTGTAAATATTATTACATATAAATATAATAATTATTTGTGGTTTATGTGGCCTTTTGTTGGTATATTAAATTGGACTATTTCTATAATTGCAGATTATTATTTGTTTAGAAGCAGCATATTTGAATATAAAAGATAA
- a CDS encoding permease prefix domain 1-containing protein, whose product MIDDFCNELKNKYPNTQKIREQIEELRNYLYMKSEEYINESEEEAFKKALKSFGNADSLLQELSKDAKIINKSKLYLFAGIIDIFTVAFLSLLLCFISLKNNNISFFSYVNNSLVPSIFFIISGIIVIFLTTIIQFINMRNIYETVEYTYNDYKINLKYSIIGFLIISIAVFIFNIFFTPHHIWFVFVIIYFLSWPLTVFFFYRFFKNSDKNINRK is encoded by the coding sequence ATGATAGATGATTTTTGTAATGAATTAAAAAATAAATACCCTAATACTCAAAAAATTAGAGAGCAAATTGAAGAGCTTAGAAATTATTTGTATATGAAAAGTGAAGAATATATAAATGAAAGCGAAGAGGAGGCTTTTAAAAAGGCACTTAAATCTTTTGGAAATGCGGATTCACTTCTTCAGGAATTATCAAAGGATGCAAAAATTATTAATAAATCTAAATTATATTTATTTGCTGGAATTATTGATATTTTTACTGTGGCTTTTTTAAGTTTATTATTATGCTTTATATCTTTAAAAAATAATAATATATCATTTTTCTCTTATGTAAATAATTCATTAGTTCCAAGTATATTTTTTATTATTTCTGGAATTATTGTTATTTTTTTAACTACAATTATACAGTTTATTAATATGCGTAATATATATGAAACAGTAGAATATACTTATAATGATTATAAAATAAATTTAAAATATTCCATAATAGGTTTTTTAATTATATCTATAGCAGTATTTATATTTAATATATTTTTTACTCCGCATCATATTTGGTTTGTATTTGTTATTATATACTTTTTATCTTGGCCTTTGACCGTATTTTTCTTTTATAGATTTTTTAAAAATTCTGATAAAAATATTAATAGGAAATAA
- a CDS encoding PadR family transcriptional regulator, whose protein sequence is MYIESDIIRGHIDAVVLHFLKDNDSYGYELSKLITDKTNGEYEINGQTLYSAIRRLEGKKLIESYWGDESQGGRRKYYKITEEGKKFLQEEREIWIFTKKIIDKLLDIE, encoded by the coding sequence ATGTATATAGAAAGTGATATCATACGAGGTCATATAGATGCTGTTGTTTTGCATTTTTTGAAAGATAATGATTCTTACGGTTATGAGCTCTCTAAGTTAATTACTGATAAAACTAATGGAGAATATGAAATTAATGGGCAGACTTTATATAGTGCTATAAGAAGGCTTGAGGGTAAAAAATTAATAGAAAGCTATTGGGGAGATGAGAGTCAGGGAGGAAGAAGAAAATATTATAAGATTACAGAAGAAGGCAAAAAGTTTTTACAGGAAGAGAGAGAAATATGGATATTCACTAAAAAGATAATAGATAAACTTCTTGATATTGAATAA
- a CDS encoding ABC transporter permease encodes MKTIFKLTIKKAIRDPFLIFWSIFFPIVTIIALGILFNTESYTIHILTAMTCVSVLAYSFMTTSFNVLTQRRRGVYNLLKVTPLPLHKYIISSSCAWVIISVISCLFVFFVCALFFRLEFSFVSVLLFLPVIILASLLYIFISFFVSSLVKNNETASILYNIILMGSMFLSDGYYSLYNAPSVVKLLSRLNIFQYFLNAFRGAYYFDFQSYFIGLAVLLVCLIIALILAVNTFRYVDK; translated from the coding sequence ATGAAAACTATATTTAAACTCACTATAAAAAAAGCTATAAGAGACCCTTTCCTTATATTTTGGTCTATCTTCTTCCCAATAGTTACAATAATAGCATTGGGAATATTATTTAATACAGAGAGCTATACTATTCATATACTTACTGCTATGACTTGTGTGAGCGTACTTGCATATTCTTTTATGACTACAAGTTTTAATGTATTAACCCAAAGAAGAAGGGGCGTATATAATTTACTTAAAGTAACACCTCTTCCATTACACAAATATATTATAAGTTCTTCTTGTGCTTGGGTGATTATATCTGTTATAAGCTGTTTATTTGTATTTTTTGTATGTGCTTTGTTTTTTAGATTAGAGTTTTCTTTTGTTTCTGTGCTTTTATTTTTACCTGTAATTATATTGGCATCTTTGCTTTATATATTTATAAGTTTCTTTGTTTCTAGTTTGGTAAAAAATAATGAAACTGCGAGTATATTATATAATATTATTTTAATGGGCTCTATGTTTTTGAGTGACGGATATTATTCTTTATATAATGCTCCAAGTGTAGTGAAGCTTTTAAGCAGATTAAATATTTTTCAATATTTTTTAAATGCTTTTAGGGGAGCTTATTATTTTGATTTTCAGTCGTATTTTATTGGTTTAGCAGTTCTTTTAGTTTGTTTAATAATTGCTTTGATTCTTGCCGTTAACACTTTCAGATATGTTGATAAATAA
- a CDS encoding ABC transporter ATP-binding protein translates to MEEVLISVKNIEKKFNKNIILKDVSLDINKGEVIALVGPNGSGKTTLINILLGILKADKGELKINIEDYKKHIGLQLQSTPFFEGYNVKDNVLMFSALYDIKISDEEIENILNKYSLNSRTPAIKLSGGEQKKLAIMIATMQNPDLLIFDEPTASLDPRERYNIKNMILELAKNNKTILFTSHDLEEVEDIASKIVFLYKGEILESGSKEELLKKYNFDSLEKVYLHITNY, encoded by the coding sequence ATGGAAGAAGTATTAATAAGTGTTAAAAATATAGAAAAAAAATTTAATAAAAATATCATTCTCAAAGATGTAAGTTTAGATATAAATAAAGGTGAAGTAATAGCGCTTGTTGGTCCAAACGGTTCTGGTAAAACTACATTAATTAATATATTACTTGGAATATTAAAAGCTGATAAGGGTGAATTAAAAATTAATATAGAAGATTATAAGAAACATATAGGTCTTCAATTGCAATCAACACCTTTTTTTGAAGGATACAATGTAAAAGACAATGTATTAATGTTTTCAGCTCTTTATGATATTAAGATAAGCGATGAAGAAATAGAAAATATTCTTAATAAATACAGTCTTAATTCAAGAACTCCAGCTATAAAGCTTTCAGGAGGCGAACAGAAAAAACTTGCTATAATGATAGCTACTATGCAAAACCCTGATTTACTTATATTTGATGAACCTACTGCGAGTTTAGACCCGAGAGAAAGATATAATATAAAAAATATGATATTAGAACTTGCTAAAAATAATAAGACTATACTTTTTACTTCTCATGATTTGGAGGAGGTAGAAGATATAGCGAGTAAAATAGTATTTTTATATAAAGGAGAGATATTAGAAAGCGGCAGTAAAGAGGAACTTTTGAAGAAGTATAATTTTGATAGTTTGGAGAAAGTTTACCTGCATATTACTAATTATTAG
- a CDS encoding CPBP family intramembrane glutamic endopeptidase: MNFHTHYLSAILVLIAVSFPTSLIGVFFKLNLGKISSILPNTLSYFLFVIMAFFTGYVGNINYNVNIYFIVLAFIMSFVCIAIEIIEAIIVHFIKYKFWIKKISIHEIINKNNIFFDIIIILIGVICEEIIFRQVFFNILYNILELNIFTVIIISGFMYSINHIYFGRNAVFQKFIVGIIYSLLFVYSSFSVIIPTITHFSQNMILYILSKKREDIN, encoded by the coding sequence ATGAATTTCCACACCCATTACCTTAGTGCTATTCTTGTATTAATAGCTGTTTCTTTTCCTACCTCTTTAATTGGTGTATTTTTTAAATTAAATCTTGGAAAAATAAGCAGTATTTTGCCTAATACTTTAAGTTATTTTTTATTTGTAATAATGGCATTTTTTACAGGGTATGTTGGAAATATTAATTATAATGTTAATATTTATTTTATTGTTTTAGCTTTTATTATGTCTTTTGTATGCATTGCTATAGAGATAATTGAAGCTATTATTGTTCATTTTATTAAATATAAATTTTGGATAAAAAAAATATCAATTCATGAAATTATAAATAAAAATAATATTTTTTTTGATATTATAATTATATTGATAGGTGTTATTTGCGAAGAGATTATCTTTAGACAGGTATTCTTTAATATTTTATATAATATATTAGAATTAAATATTTTTACTGTTATCATAATATCAGGTTTTATGTATTCTATTAATCATATATATTTTGGAAGAAATGCTGTATTTCAAAAGTTTATTGTGGGTATAATATATTCTCTGTTATTTGTATATTCTTCTTTTAGCGTGATAATACCTACTATTACTCATTTTTCCCAAAATATGATTTTATATATATTAAGCAAAAAAAGAGAGGATATAAATTGA
- a CDS encoding YcaO-like family protein, translating into MIKYYPSHKNVLNKYNSICGHQTGIMDSIIVMQANSVIAENINTCTSMLPDYHKILLGDNAEVNYHLSGYGIYRDEAVIRLLGEGVERYALFTANLYFEEKLKYASYNQLKEKYPNNVIPFEYVKIYSDEDCTKLNSIGMLENITEDDILSWVLLPSLFDKEKEYYVPAQNFFLSHIIRRDKNEKVFIGGFSKGSASHKNIKLALKSAITEIIECDACMIKWYTESKVKEVIIDDDILNETINTILKDIDYKIRVFDYTVDKKLGYVFTVMLINKSEKSPYIVVGASSGLNPKKVIYRAFMEALAILTLNINGPLSMPADYLETKYQKTYLNLDSNVNYWASLDDKEKKLKFINSKVTEKIELKKYENLEENTDKDLEYLFNGLYNISKYAVYLDITPTEIADKDLNVMRVYIPELVQMSMPAFPYSRHPRIIKNGGISNNEFPHPLP; encoded by the coding sequence ATGATTAAATATTACCCAAGCCATAAAAATGTTTTAAATAAATACAATTCTATTTGCGGACATCAGACTGGTATTATGGATTCTATTATTGTGATGCAGGCTAATTCTGTCATTGCTGAAAATATTAATACTTGTACCTCTATGCTTCCGGATTATCATAAAATATTATTGGGAGATAATGCTGAAGTTAATTATCATCTTTCTGGTTATGGTATTTACAGAGATGAAGCTGTTATTAGATTGTTAGGCGAAGGTGTTGAGAGATATGCATTATTTACAGCAAATTTGTATTTTGAAGAAAAATTAAAATATGCTTCCTATAATCAATTAAAAGAAAAATATCCTAATAATGTAATACCTTTTGAATATGTTAAAATATACAGCGATGAAGATTGCACTAAATTAAACAGCATAGGAATGTTAGAAAATATCACAGAAGATGATATATTGTCTTGGGTGCTTCTTCCTTCTTTGTTTGATAAGGAAAAAGAGTATTATGTACCGGCACAGAATTTCTTTTTATCGCATATAATACGAAGAGATAAAAATGAAAAAGTGTTTATAGGAGGATTTTCTAAGGGAAGTGCGAGCCATAAAAATATTAAATTGGCTTTAAAATCTGCTATAACTGAAATTATAGAATGCGATGCTTGTATGATAAAATGGTATACAGAAAGCAAGGTTAAAGAAGTTATTATTGATGATGATATTCTTAATGAGACTATTAATACAATTTTAAAAGATATTGATTATAAAATAAGGGTGTTTGATTATACTGTTGATAAAAAATTAGGCTATGTTTTTACCGTGATGCTTATAAACAAAAGCGAAAAAAGTCCATATATTGTGGTGGGGGCTTCTTCTGGGCTTAATCCTAAAAAAGTTATATACAGAGCCTTTATGGAGGCTTTGGCTATACTTACATTAAATATCAATGGCCCTTTATCAATGCCTGCAGATTATTTGGAAACTAAGTATCAAAAAACTTATCTTAACCTTGACAGCAATGTTAATTATTGGGCTTCTTTAGATGATAAAGAGAAAAAACTTAAATTCATAAACAGCAAAGTTACAGAAAAAATTGAATTAAAAAAATATGAAAATCTTGAAGAAAATACTGATAAAGATTTGGAATATTTATTTAATGGTCTTTATAATATTTCAAAATATGCAGTTTATTTGGATATTACTCCAACTGAAATAGCTGATAAAGATTTGAATGTAATGCGTGTTTATATTCCAGAGCTTGTGCAAATGTCTATGCCTGCTTTCCCATATAGTAGGCATCCTAGAATAATTAAAAATGGAGGAATTTCAAACAATGAATTTCCACACCCATTACCTTAG
- a CDS encoding streptolysin associated protein SagC codes for MAKKNIKLYDNASIFFNSDDEIRFRKGIWNFEEASLELNDLRESVKKALIFIAKELFDDKLVSFDNVVKKFSLDEKDSDFLNEIISSLIGNRFLEYDENTMLNMVYELIGEYFYDIPDESKVQKNKVMFITDSERLKDYAKLMSEDLYMNIVMMDIDDIKEIEKANLTDTTDAIEYIEKQKELLKLFDDISCVVVSVEKPRLNLLRNINRLLLEKSIPMIISILDGPFLNITTIKAKETACYECFENRVIARNESLSVYNKFVKQTINSKPNNKKTYITPILQTFTSLALYEAFLFATIGKCKLSGRVINVYIPSIEIQIQDLLRVPFCAACGHISKAKYNEMYTSSKEIIEKFSSKVIIK; via the coding sequence ATGGCTAAAAAAAATATTAAACTTTATGATAATGCGAGCATATTCTTTAATTCTGATGATGAGATTAGATTTAGAAAGGGAATATGGAATTTTGAAGAGGCTTCTTTAGAGCTTAATGATTTGAGAGAGAGTGTAAAAAAAGCTTTAATATTTATTGCTAAAGAACTTTTTGATGATAAATTAGTTTCTTTTGATAATGTAGTTAAGAAATTTTCTCTTGATGAAAAAGACAGTGATTTTTTGAATGAAATTATATCTTCGCTTATAGGCAATAGGTTTTTAGAGTATGATGAGAACACTATGCTTAATATGGTGTATGAGCTTATAGGAGAATATTTTTATGATATACCAGATGAAAGCAAGGTTCAAAAAAATAAAGTAATGTTTATAACAGATAGTGAGAGGCTAAAAGATTATGCTAAGTTAATGTCAGAAGATTTATATATGAATATTGTTATGATGGATATTGATGACATAAAAGAAATAGAAAAGGCAAATCTCACAGATACTACTGATGCTATAGAATATATTGAAAAGCAAAAAGAATTATTAAAGTTGTTTGATGATATATCTTGTGTAGTTGTAAGTGTAGAGAAGCCAAGATTAAATTTACTTAGAAATATTAATAGGCTTTTACTCGAAAAATCAATTCCTATGATTATATCAATATTAGACGGGCCATTTTTGAATATCACCACTATAAAAGCAAAAGAAACAGCATGCTATGAATGTTTTGAAAATAGAGTGATTGCAAGAAATGAAAGCTTATCAGTTTATAACAAATTTGTTAAACAAACTATTAATTCAAAACCAAATAATAAAAAAACTTATATAACTCCTATTTTGCAAACATTTACTTCGCTTGCGTTATATGAAGCTTTTTTATTTGCCACTATAGGAAAATGCAAACTATCAGGAAGAGTTATTAATGTTTACATACCTTCTATAGAAATCCAAATACAGGATTTATTAAGAGTGCCTTTCTGTGCGGCATGCGGGCATATAAGCAAGGCTAAATATAATGAAATGTATACTTCTTCAAAAGAAATAATAGAAAAGTTTTCAAGCAAAGTGATAATAAAATGA
- a CDS encoding SagB/ThcOx family dehydrogenase, whose product MSIMKNKKKDIKKIEISKEELESREIPLLFSVVNFSSNIPVSMYADTIGIKTSESSYRGLIYSEVNRNISEEYLLNSKKSSIDLSTMFNVTSYSSFPIDAALSNRVLLEEEVHKKGNAIKLPPYKNINAPIGSVIRSRRSRRDFNGKPLTLSDLSTLLYYGDGISGDFDFNFNKEEYSTITFGDKYMSKLRTAPSGGGLYPIYLYIAALNINNLEKGIYKYMPFTHSLEKIKLFNDDDLENYYKNNVFGGEIDLRKAALSVYYVYSIYENTRKYGDMALQFALIETGEIAQNIQLTAAASGILACDIGGFNKTLSEELLNLDGQSNHVVHLTLLSK is encoded by the coding sequence GTGTCTATTATGAAAAATAAGAAAAAAGATATTAAAAAAATAGAGATAAGTAAAGAAGAATTAGAATCAAGAGAGATACCATTGCTTTTTAGTGTTGTAAATTTTTCTTCAAATATACCTGTTTCTATGTATGCTGATACTATAGGAATAAAAACTTCAGAATCTTCTTATAGAGGATTAATATACTCTGAAGTAAATAGAAATATAAGTGAAGAATATTTATTAAACTCAAAGAAATCATCAATAGATTTATCAACAATGTTTAATGTAACAAGTTATTCATCATTTCCAATAGATGCTGCTTTAAGTAATAGAGTGTTACTTGAGGAAGAGGTTCATAAAAAAGGAAATGCTATAAAACTTCCTCCATATAAAAATATTAATGCTCCTATAGGTTCAGTTATAAGGTCAAGAAGAAGCAGGAGAGATTTTAATGGTAAGCCATTAACATTAAGCGATTTGTCTACTTTGCTTTATTACGGAGATGGAATTTCTGGAGATTTTGATTTCAATTTTAACAAAGAAGAATACAGCACTATAACTTTTGGTGATAAATATATGTCTAAGCTTCGCACCGCTCCTTCAGGCGGAGGACTTTATCCTATTTATTTGTATATTGCGGCGCTTAATATAAATAATCTTGAAAAGGGTATATACAAATATATGCCTTTTACTCATTCGCTTGAAAAGATAAAATTATTTAATGATGATGATTTAGAAAATTACTATAAAAATAATGTTTTTGGAGGGGAGATAGATTTAAGAAAGGCGGCTTTATCTGTTTACTATGTTTATAGCATATATGAAAACACTAGAAAATATGGGGATATGGCTTTGCAGTTTGCATTAATAGAGACAGGCGAGATTGCACAAAATATACAGCTTACTGCGGCTGCGAGCGGTATTTTAGCATGCGATATTGGAGGATTTAATAAAACTTTATCTGAAGAGTTATTAAATTTAGACGGACAGAGTAATCATGTTGTACATTTAACTTTGCTTTCAAAATAA
- a CDS encoding AGE family epimerase/isomerase: MSNLSEVKNEYLHMLKDNIIPFWLKNGLDKKHGGYYTALDRKGALIETDKSVWFQGRFAWVLSTLYADFEKREEYLDAAKSGIDFLEKYCFDKAGDGRMYFRVTEDGKPIIKRLRYYYSETFCLVAMAAYSRASGDKSYAKKAREILDNIDRYQKEGLLIPKFDAGNRPTIAFGPPMIMLATVQELRKADPENKDYYDKYIDNLLSNIQLFLYEDKKAVLEQCNPDGTLQDHFEGRLLNPGHAIESSWFILRESIERGHDEKLKALGLKIFDWMWEWGWDKEYGGIIQYMDVLGKPKSEYHHDMKFWWPQTEAAIAALYCYYFTKDSKYLEKHDMVKEYTKKFIDTEYGEWYGYLHRDGRISTDLKGNMYKGPFHIPRMYMKCAEIIDAINAK, from the coding sequence ATGAGTAATTTAAGCGAAGTTAAAAATGAATATCTTCATATGTTAAAAGATAATATTATACCATTTTGGCTTAAAAACGGACTTGATAAGAAACATGGCGGATACTACACTGCATTAGACAGAAAAGGGGCATTAATAGAAACCGATAAATCTGTATGGTTTCAGGGAAGATTTGCTTGGGTGCTTTCTACTCTTTATGCTGACTTTGAAAAAAGAGAGGAGTATCTTGATGCTGCAAAATCTGGTATAGACTTCTTAGAAAAATACTGTTTTGATAAAGCAGGTGACGGGAGGATGTATTTCAGAGTAACTGAAGATGGTAAGCCCATCATAAAAAGATTAAGATACTACTATTCTGAAACATTCTGCTTAGTAGCTATGGCGGCATATTCAAGGGCAAGCGGAGATAAAAGCTACGCTAAAAAGGCAAGAGAGATACTTGATAATATAGACCGCTATCAAAAAGAAGGACTTTTAATACCAAAATTTGATGCAGGCAACAGGCCTACTATAGCTTTCGGACCTCCTATGATAATGCTTGCTACTGTTCAGGAGTTAAGAAAAGCAGACCCAGAAAATAAGGATTATTATGATAAATACATAGATAATCTTCTTTCTAATATTCAGTTATTCTTATATGAAGATAAAAAAGCAGTATTAGAACAATGCAATCCTGACGGCACTTTGCAAGACCATTTTGAAGGCAGATTATTAAACCCAGGTCATGCTATAGAATCATCTTGGTTTATATTAAGAGAGTCTATTGAGAGAGGACATGATGAAAAATTAAAAGCCTTAGGACTTAAAATATTTGACTGGATGTGGGAATGGGGCTGGGACAAAGAGTACGGCGGAATTATTCAATATATGGACGTACTTGGAAAGCCTAAAAGCGAATATCACCATGACATGAAATTCTGGTGGCCTCAAACAGAAGCTGCCATTGCTGCTTTATATTGTTATTACTTTACTAAAGATAGTAAATATTTAGAGAAGCATGATATGGTTAAGGAATACACTAAAAAATTCATCGACACAGAATACGGTGAATGGTATGGCTATCTTCATAGAGATGGAAGAATATCTACAGACTTAAAAGGTAACATGTATAAAGGACCTTTCCATATTCCTAGAATGTACATGAAGTGTGCTGAGATAATAGATGCTATTAACGCGAAATAA
- a CDS encoding DUF1232 domain-containing protein: MDRDDYKEIPEEEIEILGKDGIYRKYSEYKQKTEKKKIVYWIPFILALIYVLSPIDIVPDRIPIGKLDDIFLLSITFFYAIKKSNFVRNQFLNMIIKNIILSTTITLFVLMVIIYIIAFLI, encoded by the coding sequence ATGGATAGAGATGATTATAAAGAAATCCCAGAAGAAGAAATAGAAATATTAGGTAAAGACGGAATATACAGAAAATATTCAGAATATAAGCAAAAAACTGAAAAGAAAAAAATAGTATATTGGATTCCATTTATTTTAGCTTTAATATATGTATTATCCCCTATTGACATAGTACCAGATAGAATACCAATAGGCAAATTAGATGATATATTTCTGCTATCTATTACGTTTTTTTATGCTATAAAAAAATCTAATTTTGTACGAAACCAATTTTTAAATATGATTATAAAAAATATCATATTATCAACAACTATCACGCTATTTGTTTTAATGGTTATTATATATATAATAGCTTTTCTTATTTAA
- a CDS encoding N-acetylneuraminate lyase, translating to MNKCEGILSALMTPFNKSGKLDEKVLRKYIRHNIDRMKVNGLYVGGSTGEGLLMSKDERMAVFEITKEEVNGKIPLIAHVGTLNLNEACEMAQKAEELGYDLISAVTPYYYPFSFNDISKYYNTILKETKKIPLVIYFLPSLSNNSISLDDFGKLFEDKRVMGIKYTSSDLFLLERLIQKFPDKMMWAGFDELLIAYASYGLRSGIGSTYNIQAPLAKKVIDAVENKDLSKALKIQHDMNDIIKTLLSVGIYPALKECIAFYDSSAVSYCRAPMGSKPLGKSEKKVLKDMFDKYLSKL from the coding sequence ATGAATAAATGTGAAGGTATATTATCTGCTCTAATGACTCCATTTAACAAAAGTGGAAAATTAGATGAAAAAGTATTGAGAAAATACATAAGACATAATATTGACCGTATGAAAGTTAATGGCTTATATGTTGGCGGCTCTACTGGAGAAGGTTTATTAATGTCTAAAGACGAAAGAATGGCTGTATTTGAAATTACAAAAGAGGAAGTTAATGGGAAAATACCTCTAATAGCACATGTAGGTACATTAAATCTTAATGAAGCTTGTGAAATGGCACAAAAGGCAGAAGAATTAGGATATGATTTAATATCAGCTGTTACTCCATATTATTATCCATTTTCATTTAATGACATTAGCAAATATTATAATACTATTTTGAAGGAAACAAAAAAAATTCCTTTGGTAATATATTTTTTGCCAAGTCTATCAAACAACAGTATATCATTAGATGATTTCGGAAAACTTTTTGAAGATAAAAGAGTGATGGGTATCAAATACACTTCATCAGATTTATTCTTATTAGAAAGATTAATACAAAAATTCCCTGATAAAATGATGTGGGCAGGTTTTGACGAATTATTAATAGCTTATGCTTCTTATGGTTTAAGGTCAGGAATTGGTTCTACATACAACATACAAGCTCCTTTAGCAAAAAAAGTAATAGATGCTGTTGAAAATAAAGATTTATCTAAAGCTTTAAAAATACAGCATGATATGAATGATATAATCAAAACTTTATTAAGTGTAGGTATATATCCAGCACTTAAAGAATGTATTGCTTTCTATGATTCTTCAGCAGTTTCTTATTGCAGAGCACCTATGGGTTCAAAACCGCTTGGTAAATCAGAGAAAAAAGTATTAAAAGATATGTTTGATAAATATTTATCTAAACTATAA
- a CDS encoding YhcH/YjgK/YiaL family protein, translated as MILKPIKSEFNQNFHDTIWKAKNYIREHYEELKKLPNGKHLLDKEICEGAFINVTEYDNKDNPPWESHLQYVDVQIIFEGSEDFIIANTSTLKPKTYDEASDYHDWEGEGTVRLTLSQGEMLILLPYDAHRVGLPPKSGKNHVKKAIVKVPYKA; from the coding sequence ATGATATTAAAGCCAATAAAAAGTGAGTTCAATCAGAATTTCCATGATACTATATGGAAAGCTAAAAATTATATTAGAGAGCATTATGAAGAATTAAAAAAATTGCCTAACGGAAAACATTTACTTGACAAAGAAATATGCGAAGGGGCTTTTATCAATGTTACAGAATATGATAACAAAGATAATCCTCCTTGGGAATCACATTTACAATATGTAGATGTTCAAATTATTTTTGAAGGCTCTGAAGATTTTATTATAGCAAACACTTCAACATTAAAACCAAAAACTTATGATGAAGCTTCAGATTATCATGACTGGGAAGGAGAAGGAACTGTTCGTTTAACTTTATCTCAAGGAGAAATGCTTATACTTCTTCCTTATGATGCTCATAGAGTAGGACTTCCGCCAAAAAGCGGTAAAAATCACGTAAAAAAAGCTATAGTTAAAGTTCCATACAAAGCTTAA